Proteins from one Trueperaceae bacterium genomic window:
- a CDS encoding alcohol dehydrogenase catalytic domain-containing protein yields the protein MRAILLEQPNATPTLTAVPDPTLEPHGAVVAVRATGVCRSDWHAWVGHDPTVRWPHVPGHEFAGEVVAVGGAVRHVRVGERVTAPFCCGCGACAECASGHQNLCEREYQPGFDGWGSFAEYVHVPWADVNLVRLPDDLGYREAASLGCRFTTSFAGLVHQAGLAPGETVVVYGCGGVGLSAVAIAAAAGARVIAVDVVADKLALARELGAAETVDASTADPVSTVTDLTGGGANVSVDALGSTRTMAQALNSLRTRGRHVQLGLLLGDDLTPRTPLERVIRRELKVLGSHGMQAWRYPDMFSFIRSAGLPLGKLIGATRPLAEAGATLESMARFAPVGVTILEPAAAR from the coding sequence ATGCGCGCCATCCTCCTCGAGCAGCCCAACGCCACGCCCACCCTCACCGCCGTGCCCGACCCCACGCTCGAGCCCCACGGCGCCGTCGTGGCCGTCCGCGCCACGGGCGTGTGCCGTAGCGACTGGCACGCCTGGGTGGGGCACGACCCCACCGTCAGGTGGCCGCACGTGCCGGGGCACGAGTTCGCGGGCGAGGTGGTGGCGGTCGGCGGCGCCGTGCGGCACGTCCGCGTGGGCGAGCGCGTCACTGCCCCCTTCTGCTGCGGCTGCGGCGCCTGCGCCGAGTGCGCCTCGGGTCATCAGAACCTGTGCGAGCGCGAGTACCAGCCGGGCTTCGACGGCTGGGGCAGTTTCGCCGAGTACGTGCACGTGCCGTGGGCCGACGTGAACCTCGTGCGGCTCCCCGACGACCTCGGCTACCGCGAGGCGGCCAGCCTCGGGTGCCGCTTCACCACCTCGTTCGCCGGCCTGGTCCACCAGGCGGGGCTGGCGCCGGGCGAGACCGTGGTCGTGTACGGCTGCGGCGGGGTGGGCCTCTCCGCCGTGGCCATCGCCGCGGCGGCAGGTGCTCGCGTCATCGCGGTCGACGTGGTGGCGGACAAGCTGGCGCTGGCGCGCGAGCTCGGGGCCGCGGAGACCGTGGACGCGAGCACGGCCGACCCGGTCAGCACCGTGACCGACCTCACGGGTGGCGGCGCGAACGTGAGCGTCGACGCGCTCGGCAGCACGCGGACGATGGCCCAGGCGCTGAACTCACTCCGCACGCGCGGCAGGCACGTGCAACTCGGCCTGCTGCTAGGCGACGACCTCACGCCGCGCACGCCGCTCGAGCGCGTGATCCGCCGCGAGCTCAAGGTGCTGGGCAGCCACGGCATGCAGGCGTGGCGCTACCCGGACATGTTCTCCTTCATCAGGTCCGCGGGCCTGCCGCTAGGGAAGCTCATCGGCGCAACGCGGCCGCTGGCGGAGGCCGGCGCTACACTGGAGAGCATGGCGCGCTTCGCTCCGGTTGGCGTCACCATCTTGGAACCCGCGGCGGCGCGCTAG